In one window of Bacteroidia bacterium DNA:
- a CDS encoding CrcB family protein, translating to MNTLMNLLIIGTGGFFGAIFRVLISNFMHGHFPHKPFGTLTVNLLGSFLFGIMAFGFLQFSLFSERQFMLVALGFCGSLTTMSSFAFESFEMLEHGRWITFAAYVAAQVFLCILAVWGGKVVAGMVAG from the coding sequence ATGAACACGTTGATGAACCTGCTGATCATAGGAACCGGAGGATTCTTCGGAGCCATTTTCCGGGTGCTTATCAGCAATTTTATGCATGGCCATTTCCCGCACAAGCCATTCGGAACCCTCACAGTCAACCTCCTGGGAAGTTTCCTTTTCGGCATCATGGCTTTTGGTTTCCTGCAATTCAGTTTGTTTTCAGAACGACAATTTATGCTGGTAGCGCTGGGTTTCTGTGGCTCCCTTACCACGATGTCCTCCTTTGCCTTCGAGTCATTCGAAATGCTGGAACATGGCCGCTGGATCACTTTTGCCGCATACGTAGCTGCGCAGGTATTCCTCTGCATCCTGGCCGTTTGGGGCGGGAAGGTTGTGGCGGGAATGGTGGCGGGGTGA
- a CDS encoding histidine phosphatase family protein, whose protein sequence is MQNIFIIRHGETEYNRLGCVQGSGIDTSLNEKGRQQAEAFYNHYSHIPFSRIYVSSLLRSQESVKSFAGHNIITERHPGLNEISWGTFEGRHISNLHKTYYEELVIKWQKGETHHGIEGGESPDDVAKRQRKVIDLIMQREDDENVLVCMHGRAMRIFLCQLLQLPLQNMSQFRHHNLGLYQVTISPDGRRTLARENCIAHLNQILVNAEE, encoded by the coding sequence ATGCAGAATATATTCATCATCAGGCACGGAGAAACGGAGTACAACAGGCTTGGCTGCGTCCAGGGCTCTGGGATTGATACGAGCCTGAATGAGAAAGGCCGGCAACAAGCTGAGGCATTCTACAATCATTATAGCCATATTCCATTCTCAAGAATCTATGTTTCCTCCCTACTCAGATCACAGGAATCTGTAAAATCCTTTGCCGGCCATAATATAATTACGGAACGCCATCCCGGACTAAATGAAATTTCCTGGGGCACTTTTGAAGGACGCCATATCAGCAATTTGCATAAAACGTATTATGAGGAACTGGTGATAAAGTGGCAAAAGGGGGAAACCCACCACGGGATAGAAGGTGGAGAAAGCCCGGATGACGTAGCAAAGCGTCAACGAAAAGTCATTGACCTCATCATGCAGCGAGAGGATGATGAAAACGTACTGGTATGTATGCATGGCCGGGCCATGCGTATTTTCCTATGTCAATTGTTGCAGCTTCCTCTTCAAAATATGTCGCAGTTCAGGCACCATAATCTTGGACTGTATCAGGTTACGATCTCACCTGATGGAAGACGAACCCTTGCACGGGAGAATTGCATCGCCCACCTCAACCAAATTCTGGTAAACGCAGAAGAATGA
- a CDS encoding DUF1573 domain-containing protein, translated as MKNLSAFTLLMLVSLFSIESALAQPKVKENTAVGKSIEFDTQSYDFGHVEAGNYPGYRFVFVNNSSKRVSVTGFGRVCNLTVPAYSQEPIEPGESGFVKIVLNPRDLNGSIRKNFQIIFTYSDDGQQMRTGKNLIVEGNIVPEQI; from the coding sequence ATGAAGAACTTAAGCGCTTTTACCCTGCTCATGCTTGTGAGCTTGTTTTCCATAGAGTCAGCTCTCGCACAGCCCAAAGTTAAAGAGAATACGGCTGTAGGAAAGTCCATAGAGTTTGACACTCAATCCTATGACTTTGGACATGTGGAGGCCGGGAATTACCCCGGCTACCGGTTTGTATTCGTAAACAACAGTTCCAAGCGAGTGTCGGTAACCGGGTTTGGCCGGGTCTGTAACCTCACGGTTCCAGCCTATAGTCAGGAACCTATAGAGCCTGGAGAAAGCGGATTTGTTAAGATAGTGCTGAACCCCAGGGACCTGAACGGAAGTATCAGGAAAAATTTCCAGATAATATTTACGTATTCCGATGACGGACAGCAGATGAGAACAGGTAAGAATCTTATTGTAGAGGGCAATATCGTACCTGAGCAAATATAA
- a CDS encoding hotdog fold thioesterase translates to MINTNIPLSDLREITRGTMVETLGMEFIELGPEMLKMRMPVDHRTRQPLGLLHGGASAALAETVGSMAAHLYIDDTEYYCVGIEIKCNHVRGITSGFVMGTATPIHTGKRTHVWQIDITDEEHIRVAFSTLTLAVLPKKNR, encoded by the coding sequence ATGATCAATACCAATATTCCGCTATCCGACCTGAGAGAAATTACGAGAGGTACGATGGTGGAGACTCTGGGTATGGAGTTTATAGAATTAGGCCCGGAAATGCTGAAGATGCGAATGCCGGTTGACCATCGCACCCGGCAGCCACTTGGCCTCCTGCACGGAGGCGCCTCTGCAGCCCTGGCTGAAACCGTAGGAAGCATGGCAGCTCATCTTTATATAGATGATACCGAATATTATTGCGTGGGTATTGAGATAAAATGCAATCACGTACGTGGAATTACTTCCGGATTCGTGATGGGAACGGCTACTCCCATTCATACCGGCAAAAGAACCCATGTATGGCAAATAGACATCACAGATGAAGAACACATCCGGGTTGCATTTAGTACGCTTACTTTAGCGGTGCTTCCCAAAAAGAACAGATAG